The following are encoded in a window of Camelus ferus isolate YT-003-E chromosome 28, BCGSAC_Cfer_1.0, whole genome shotgun sequence genomic DNA:
- the TRABD2A gene encoding metalloprotease TIKI1, protein MRAPRERRVKAADLQPHRSHWRPASTAVFVPEVPAPEVPAQKRRYRKLGGLGAHCCRRTCCGSTCLPVSADLSGGAERKCRKKRRWRRRQRLRQFSDLWVRLEKSAAVPQLQVPVLDGHISAELRLPRSGRWWPAVPVGLSGPLCSGCWCWPSKQRHPSCNRQDPDPWDLKDSRACTPHSGLALGPAQGERLRGKASVGYCSSKE, encoded by the exons ATGAGAGCTCCCAG AGAGAGAAGAGTAAAAGCCGCGGATCTGCAGCCTCATCGTAGCCACTGGCGGCCTGCCTCTACCGCAGTCTTTGTTCCGGAAGTGCCCGCCCCGGAAGTGCCTGCCCAGAAGCGCCGGTACCGGAAGCTGGGAGGTCTGGGCGCTCACTGTTGCCGCCGCACGTGCTGCGGCTCCACGTGTCTGCCAGTAAGTGCCGATCTGTCAGGCGGGGCGGAACGAAAGTGCCGGAAGAAGCGGAGGTGGCGGCGGAGGCAGCGGCTCCGGCAGTTCAGCGACCTGTGGGTCCGACTGGAGAAGAG TGCTGCGGTCCCTCAGCTCCAGGTCCCCGTTCTGGACGGGCACATCTCTGCCGAGCTGCGGCTCCCTCGCAGTGGGAGGTGGTGGCCAGCGGTGCCTGTCGGTCTCTCTGGACCCTTGTGTTCTGGGTGCTGGTGCTGGCCTTCCAAACAGAGACACCCCTCCTGTAACCGCCAAGACCCTGACCCCTGGGACTTGAAGGACAGCCGTGCCTGCACCCCACACTCTGGTCTGGCCTTAGGCCCAGCCCAGGGGGAGAGACTCAGAGGCAAAGCCAGCGTTGGTTATTGTTCTTCCAAGGAATGA